A genome region from Dolichospermum compactum NIES-806 includes the following:
- a CDS encoding B12-binding domain-containing radical SAM protein, with amino-acid sequence MTSSVFDCERLLFTPATPKNDAIPVIFAFPNEYTVGITSLGYQVVWATLAMRDDLQVSRLFTDIREQLPRHSELLGFSMSWELDYVNIFNLLESLEIPIRANSRHQNHPLIFGGGPVLTANPEPYAEFFDVILLGDGENLLSDFIDTYKKVRNADKETQLKTLAQVPGIYIPSLYVIEYITPDGEIKSINPISEEIPPIIQKQTYRGNTLSASTVVTEKAAWENIYMVEVVRSCPEMCRFCLASYLTLPFRTASLESSLIPGIERGLKVTNRLGLLGASVTQHPEFTELLDYISQPKYDDVRLSVASVRTNTVTVKLAETLAKRDTRSLTIAVESGSEKVRKIVNKKLHNDEIIQAAINAKAGGLSSLKLYGMVGIPGEEAEDIDETVKMMEGVRKAAPGLRLTLGCSTFVPKSHTPFQWFGVNKQAEKRLQLLQKQIKPQGMEFRPESYNWSIIQALLSRGDRRLSQLLELTRDFGDSLGSYKRAFKQLKGQIPDLDFYVHSNWSTEKILPWNHLHGPLPQSTLIKHLAEATNSEFNHK; translated from the coding sequence GTGACATCATCTGTATTTGACTGTGAACGCCTTCTGTTTACCCCAGCAACCCCCAAGAACGATGCTATTCCTGTAATTTTTGCCTTTCCCAATGAGTACACTGTGGGCATAACTAGCCTGGGTTATCAGGTGGTATGGGCGACTTTGGCTATGCGTGATGATTTGCAGGTAAGTCGCTTATTTACGGATATTCGGGAACAACTTCCCAGACATTCAGAATTATTAGGTTTTTCGATGTCTTGGGAATTAGATTATGTGAATATTTTTAATCTTTTGGAATCTTTAGAAATTCCCATTCGCGCTAATTCCCGTCATCAAAATCATCCCCTAATTTTTGGTGGTGGACCTGTTCTCACAGCTAATCCTGAACCTTATGCTGAATTTTTTGATGTGATTTTATTGGGAGATGGTGAAAATCTGCTTAGTGATTTTATAGATACTTATAAAAAAGTCAGAAATGCTGATAAAGAAACTCAATTAAAAACATTAGCCCAAGTTCCCGGAATTTATATTCCTAGTTTATATGTAATAGAATATATCACACCAGATGGGGAAATAAAATCAATTAATCCGATTTCGGAGGAAATTCCCCCAATTATCCAAAAGCAAACTTATCGAGGCAATACTCTTTCTGCTTCTACGGTGGTGACAGAAAAAGCCGCTTGGGAAAATATTTATATGGTGGAAGTGGTGCGGAGTTGTCCCGAAATGTGCCGCTTTTGTTTAGCTAGTTATTTAACTTTGCCTTTTAGAACTGCGAGTTTAGAAAGTTCTTTAATTCCTGGGATTGAACGGGGTTTAAAAGTTACAAATCGTTTGGGTTTGTTGGGAGCTTCTGTTACTCAACATCCAGAATTTACAGAATTGTTAGATTATATTAGTCAACCAAAATATGATGATGTACGGTTGAGTGTGGCTTCTGTGAGAACCAATACAGTTACAGTTAAATTAGCCGAAACTTTGGCAAAACGAGATACAAGATCATTGACAATTGCGGTGGAAAGTGGTTCGGAAAAAGTACGGAAAATTGTCAATAAAAAATTACATAATGATGAAATTATCCAAGCGGCTATCAATGCAAAAGCTGGTGGTTTATCTAGCTTAAAACTCTATGGAATGGTGGGAATTCCTGGGGAAGAAGCGGAAGATATAGATGAAACTGTAAAAATGATGGAAGGTGTAAGAAAAGCTGCGCCTGGTTTGCGGTTAACATTAGGATGCAGTACCTTTGTACCCAAGTCACACACACCATTTCAATGGTTTGGGGTTAATAAGCAAGCAGAAAAGCGGTTGCAATTGTTACAAAAGCAAATAAAACCTCAAGGGATGGAGTTTCGACCAGAAAGCTATAATTGGTCAATTATACAGGCTTTGTTGTCCAGAGGCGATCGCCGACTTTCTCAATTATTAGAATTAACCCGTGATTTTGGCGACTCTTTAGGAAGTTACAAACGCGCTTTTAAACAACTGAAAGGACAAATTCCCGACTTAGATTTTTATGTTCACAGCAATTGGTCAACTGAGAAAATTTTACCTTGGAATCACTTGCACGGACCCTTACCACAGTCTACACTGATTAAGCATTTGGCAGAAGCTACCAATTCAGAATTCAATCATAAATAA
- a CDS encoding calcium-binding protein encodes MANTPFDTTEPSQVKGLNGYTVDPIFTVGDKIGNYVAPGILDGIGAYSLNDTTVRLLVVNEVGAADGYKYTLKNGTQLPGARVNYFDVDKRTLQIVDAGLAHDTIINRKGEVVDAAADLEFGGIQRFCSAALFEANQFGAGIGLADRIFFSGEETYGGTQFALDTKTNVLYTLPWFGRAAWENVTELNTGRTDKVAFLIGDDRGPAPLILYIGDKNAKNDGSFLDRNGLGQGKLYVWVADDPSNATDPIEADPREFKGTNNSTVGKFVEIKYYDPALANTAVDGPDSDTSIQNELGYDAQGFATQAQQDKLAADVKAFLFSRPEDVSTNPKDGTQVVLASTGRETIFDGVDTYGTTYKIDIDFNNINTGDISAKIDILFDGNLTKDASLRNPDNLDWADDGKIYFNEDRAATAAIFAGTSKEEASIWRIDPTTKNVINVNNDQKNFATFTGNTFTVKLLGEQNPGLDTPKETLDLFGNVRDTNQFILQDATNPSKTVTIFEGPDGAGKTVNVTIDDQGNVAINGLQVATGFSQQFHFGLINNLPNGDPTGRGAKKYTFSTNNIINPDRASQFVTYSKGENVFVLGAEELPYANSNQDFDDMIVEINGIKPLLNTQQSIVSFNNNARLQGFFNSQNIVADPSSTLTRIAQVDRSAVPSGQTDSSPTDIGNWETSGILDVSDLFGNAPGTQFVFDVQAHSIRSGTIITATDIDGNGDGTKTRQENLVEGGQLSFLIAPNANLIQDTQFFAGKPDADIIVAKATPNGFGGINDVVFSGAGNDEVDSAAAGALASNNIIDSGSGNDTVFLANGDRAFGSDGNDIFFGDEASKFRASGGAGNDTFFLGNGSDGRALGGDGNDTFEIGLGGGHTLSGGAGADQFWIVFGELTKATNTILDFQIGTDVIGISGAASLGITTANLTLTQVGADTAVMFGGQTLATLTGIQASALSVANPNQFVLV; translated from the coding sequence ATGGCTAACACACCATTCGATACAACCGAACCGTCTCAAGTCAAAGGATTAAACGGTTACACAGTTGACCCAATTTTTACAGTTGGCGACAAAATTGGCAACTATGTTGCTCCTGGGATTCTTGACGGTATTGGCGCTTACTCACTCAACGACACAACCGTTCGTTTATTAGTTGTTAATGAGGTAGGGGCTGCTGATGGTTATAAGTACACCCTGAAAAACGGTACTCAACTCCCCGGTGCAAGAGTTAACTATTTTGATGTTGACAAGCGCACATTGCAAATCGTTGATGCTGGATTAGCCCATGACACCATTATCAACCGCAAAGGTGAAGTTGTTGATGCTGCTGCTGATTTAGAATTTGGTGGTATTCAACGTTTTTGTTCTGCTGCTTTGTTTGAAGCCAACCAGTTTGGTGCGGGTATTGGTTTAGCTGATCGTATTTTCTTCTCTGGGGAAGAAACCTATGGTGGGACACAATTTGCTTTAGATACCAAAACCAATGTCTTATATACTCTTCCTTGGTTTGGTCGGGCTGCATGGGAAAACGTCACTGAGTTGAACACAGGCCGCACTGACAAAGTTGCTTTTTTAATTGGTGATGATCGCGGACCTGCACCTCTGATTCTCTATATTGGTGACAAAAATGCCAAGAATGATGGTAGTTTCTTAGACCGGAATGGACTTGGACAAGGTAAGCTCTATGTTTGGGTTGCTGATGACCCCAGTAATGCTACTGATCCGATCGAAGCTGATCCTAGAGAATTCAAAGGTACAAACAACTCTACAGTTGGTAAGTTTGTAGAGATCAAATATTATGACCCTGCTCTTGCTAATACTGCTGTTGATGGACCAGACTCAGATACAAGCATTCAAAATGAACTTGGTTATGATGCTCAAGGCTTTGCCACCCAAGCACAGCAAGATAAATTAGCCGCAGATGTCAAAGCATTCTTGTTTTCTCGTCCTGAAGATGTATCTACCAACCCTAAAGACGGTACACAAGTAGTCCTAGCTTCCACAGGACGTGAAACTATATTTGACGGTGTAGATACCTATGGAACGACCTATAAGATTGATATTGACTTCAATAATATCAATACTGGTGACATCTCAGCCAAAATAGACATTCTCTTTGATGGTAACTTAACCAAAGATGCCAGTCTCCGTAACCCTGATAACCTTGACTGGGCTGATGATGGCAAAATCTACTTTAACGAAGATCGGGCAGCTACAGCAGCTATTTTTGCGGGAACATCGAAGGAAGAAGCATCTATTTGGAGAATTGATCCTACAACCAAGAATGTAATTAACGTCAACAACGACCAGAAGAATTTTGCAACCTTCACAGGCAACACTTTCACCGTTAAATTACTTGGCGAACAAAATCCTGGATTAGATACTCCCAAAGAGACATTAGATTTGTTTGGTAATGTCCGAGATACTAACCAGTTTATTCTTCAAGATGCCACCAATCCTAGCAAGACTGTTACTATTTTTGAAGGTCCTGATGGAGCCGGTAAAACAGTTAATGTTACTATTGATGATCAAGGTAATGTAGCTATTAATGGGTTACAAGTTGCTACAGGCTTTAGTCAACAGTTTCACTTTGGATTGATTAATAACCTTCCTAATGGTGATCCAACTGGTAGAGGTGCTAAAAAATATACCTTCTCTACCAATAACATAATAAATCCTGATCGCGCGTCCCAATTTGTCACCTATTCTAAAGGTGAAAATGTGTTCGTTCTTGGTGCAGAAGAGTTGCCCTATGCTAATTCCAACCAAGATTTTGATGACATGATTGTTGAAATTAATGGCATCAAACCTTTACTGAACACCCAACAATCAATAGTTTCATTTAACAACAATGCCAGACTACAGGGTTTCTTCAATAGTCAAAATATTGTTGCTGATCCTTCCTCAACCCTGACCCGAATTGCACAAGTTGATCGCTCGGCTGTTCCTTCTGGTCAAACTGACTCTAGCCCCACTGATATCGGTAACTGGGAAACTTCAGGTATTCTAGACGTTTCCGATCTGTTTGGTAACGCTCCTGGTACACAGTTTGTGTTTGATGTCCAGGCGCATAGTATTCGTTCTGGCACAATCATTACTGCAACTGACATTGATGGTAATGGTGATGGAACTAAAACTAGACAAGAAAACCTGGTTGAAGGTGGTCAGTTATCTTTCTTGATCGCGCCTAATGCCAATTTGATTCAGGACACACAATTCTTTGCTGGTAAACCTGATGCCGATATAATTGTAGCTAAGGCAACTCCAAATGGCTTTGGTGGTATTAATGATGTCGTGTTTAGTGGTGCTGGTAATGACGAGGTTGATAGTGCGGCTGCGGGCGCTCTTGCCAGTAATAACATTATTGACAGTGGTAGTGGCAATGATACCGTGTTTTTAGCCAATGGCGATCGCGCTTTTGGTAGTGATGGTAATGACATATTTTTTGGCGATGAAGCCAGCAAATTCCGTGCCTCCGGTGGCGCTGGTAATGATACCTTCTTCCTGGGTAATGGTTCTGATGGTCGTGCCTTGGGTGGTGATGGTAATGATACCTTTGAAATTGGTCTTGGTGGTGGTCACACCCTATCTGGTGGTGCTGGCGCTGACCAATTCTGGATTGTTTTTGGTGAATTAACCAAAGCTACTAACACCATTCTAGATTTCCAAATTGGTACTGACGTGATTGGTATTTCTGGTGCTGCCAGTTTAGGTATCACTACAGCTAATCTTACCTTGACTCAAGTTGGTGCTGATACTGCGGTTATGTTTGGTGGTCAAACTTTAGCTACTTTAACTGGTATTCAAGCGAGCGCTTTGAGTGTGGCTAATCCTAATCAGTTTGTCCTGGTTTAA
- a CDS encoding TIGR02466 family protein, producing MAGSRNDWFPTSVWHFSLENYQQLNPPLLETIYAEERRDSQGEKWSNILGWHSTDRLHEMESFDKLTQIINENVLEVATFLQWDLQKFSLKITTCWAIINRKLASNSVHNHPNSILSGVYYLKTPENCGGIFFSDPRPASQMIVPPSIEFNLWNFPKITYKAREGTMLIFPSWLLHGVEMNMSEEDRVCISFNIGIVPINR from the coding sequence ATGGCTGGTTCTAGAAATGACTGGTTTCCCACTTCTGTTTGGCATTTTTCCCTAGAAAATTATCAACAATTAAATCCTCCACTCTTAGAAACTATCTATGCGGAAGAACGTCGAGATAGTCAGGGTGAGAAGTGGTCAAATATACTAGGATGGCATAGTACAGATAGGTTGCATGAAATGGAAAGTTTTGACAAACTTACACAAATCATTAATGAAAATGTCTTAGAAGTTGCCACATTTTTGCAATGGGATTTACAAAAATTTAGCCTCAAAATTACAACTTGTTGGGCAATTATTAATCGTAAACTTGCTTCAAATTCTGTACATAATCATCCAAACTCAATTTTAAGTGGAGTATATTATCTGAAAACTCCTGAAAATTGTGGTGGCATATTTTTCTCTGATCCGCGACCAGCTTCACAGATGATTGTACCACCTTCCATAGAGTTTAATCTTTGGAATTTCCCCAAAATAACTTATAAAGCTCGTGAAGGGACAATGTTAATATTTCCTAGTTGGCTGTTACATGGTGTGGAAATGAATATGAGTGAAGAAGATCGGGTATGTATTAGTTTTAATATTGGCATAGTACCCATAAATAGATAA
- a CDS encoding DUF4079 domain-containing protein — MHLPSFLWLWKIAAWSMGLSLLAYLFLAITGIWMLRVRTNPESFGILLPSYRPQVRSLHYIIGITMVSLVLLLLAVGIVGTLGHFGSLGHSPHLLAGLIVVILVLISAFSATQISTNKPWARPLHLSCNLCLLLGFAWVSFSGWMVVQKYLP; from the coding sequence ATGCACCTACCTTCCTTTCTATGGTTATGGAAAATAGCCGCTTGGTCAATGGGATTATCTTTACTAGCCTATTTATTTTTAGCCATAACTGGTATTTGGATGTTACGGGTCAGAACAAACCCAGAATCTTTCGGTATTCTATTACCTTCGTATCGTCCGCAAGTGCGATCGCTCCATTATATAATCGGCATCACGATGGTTAGTCTAGTATTACTACTTCTAGCCGTTGGCATTGTTGGTACATTAGGACACTTCGGCTCATTAGGACATTCACCACATTTACTCGCTGGGTTAATAGTCGTCATCTTAGTTTTAATATCCGCTTTTAGTGCCACTCAAATTAGTACAAACAAGCCTTGGGCTAGACCATTACATCTTAGTTGTAATCTCTGCTTATTACTAGGATTTGCTTGGGTATCTTTCAGCGGTTGGATGGTGGTACAAAAATATTTACCTTAA
- a CDS encoding type II toxin-antitoxin system RelE/ParE family toxin: MIYTFKNLGTQDIFDGKDSKAARKTCPSSLWKRAVRKLDQLDSVTSLEDLKIPPGNCLEALKGDREGQYSIRINDQYRICFFWQELGADAVEIVDYH, translated from the coding sequence ATGATTTATACTTTCAAGAATTTGGGTACACAAGACATTTTCGATGGTAAAGATTCTAAAGCTGCTCGAAAAACCTGTCCCTCATCCCTTTGGAAGCGTGCAGTTCGTAAACTAGATCAGTTAGACTCAGTTACAAGTTTAGAAGATTTAAAAATTCCCCCAGGTAATTGTCTAGAAGCATTAAAAGGTGATAGAGAAGGTCAGTATAGTATTCGGATTAATGATCAATATCGAATTTGCTTTTTTTGGCAAGAATTAGGGGCAGATGCTGTGGAAATTGTAGATTATCATTGA
- a CDS encoding HigA family addiction module antitoxin, whose protein sequence is MKIPTHRPPTHPGEMLLEEFMIHKGLTPQKIAESIGVTEQQIVDLIAGKQHITPSLALRLSRFFGISVDFWMNLQVRWDLYYAQQAEAEFLNTINPFVA, encoded by the coding sequence ATGAAAATCCCAACCCATCGTCCTCCTACCCATCCTGGAGAAATGTTATTAGAAGAGTTTATGATCCATAAAGGTTTAACACCCCAAAAAATAGCTGAGTCTATTGGTGTTACAGAACAGCAAATTGTAGATTTAATAGCAGGTAAACAGCATATCACACCCAGTTTAGCACTGCGGTTATCCAGGTTTTTTGGTATATCTGTTGATTTCTGGATGAATTTACAAGTTCGCTGGGATCTATATTATGCTCAACAAGCAGAAGCAGAATTTCTGAATACAATTAATCCTTTTGTCGCTTAA
- a CDS encoding CPBP family intramembrane glutamic endopeptidase translates to MKINLTQLTQYPVTVRLVCFILALLFLWLPLAIPIYLLVEDTNLESILTLVILYVEFIFLLNIWGKQVHQQPKIFSYYGLEFTRFNGVDVLWGLAIGLTSVLVLFSLEGVLGWLVWQQPQVFLGRIILEGLLVGLGVGFAEELLFRGWLLDELQRDYKLNIAMRIDAILFAVSHFIKPLEAIIHTLLQFPALVLLGLTQVWGKRWKRGRLGLPIGLHGGLVWGYYIINVGQLTKYSGQVPDWVTGVNNNPLQGVMGVLFMGGLAWWIGSKQQVTGKSIEFEHKT, encoded by the coding sequence ATGAAAATTAATCTCACTCAACTTACCCAATACCCCGTTACTGTGAGGCTGGTTTGTTTTATACTGGCCTTACTATTTTTATGGCTACCCCTAGCTATACCAATTTATTTGCTAGTGGAAGATACTAATTTAGAAAGTATTTTAACTCTGGTAATATTATATGTAGAGTTTATTTTTCTGCTAAATATTTGGGGTAAACAAGTTCATCAGCAACCAAAAATATTCAGCTATTATGGTTTAGAATTTACGCGATTTAATGGTGTAGATGTATTGTGGGGGTTAGCTATTGGACTCACTAGTGTTTTAGTTTTATTTAGTTTGGAAGGTGTACTGGGTTGGTTGGTATGGCAACAACCTCAAGTGTTTTTAGGGAGAATAATTTTAGAGGGTTTATTAGTTGGTTTGGGTGTGGGTTTTGCAGAAGAATTATTATTTCGGGGTTGGTTATTGGATGAATTACAACGAGATTATAAATTAAATATTGCTATGAGGATAGATGCAATTTTATTTGCTGTATCCCATTTTATTAAACCTTTGGAGGCAATTATTCATACTTTACTCCAGTTTCCGGCTTTGGTATTGTTGGGGTTAACGCAGGTATGGGGAAAACGTTGGAAACGAGGACGTTTAGGTTTACCTATTGGTTTACATGGTGGGTTAGTTTGGGGTTATTACATTATTAATGTGGGACAATTAACTAAATATTCGGGACAAGTTCCTGACTGGGTGACTGGTGTGAATAATAATCCTTTACAGGGAGTTATGGGAGTGCTGTTTATGGGTGGGTTGGCTTGGTGGATAGGTAGTAAACAACAGGTGACAGGGAAGAGTATAGAATTTGAACATAAAACCTGA
- the clpS gene encoding ATP-dependent Clp protease adapter ClpS, which yields MSVETIEKRSTSRKLAPQYRVLLHNDDYNPMEYVVQVLMTTVNSITQPQAVSIMMEAHHNGLALVITCAQEHAEFYSETLNNHGLSSTIEPEE from the coding sequence GTGTCAGTCGAAACCATTGAGAAGCGTTCTACATCCCGCAAGCTTGCGCCTCAGTATCGCGTCTTGCTCCATAATGATGACTATAATCCAATGGAGTACGTTGTACAAGTGCTAATGACTACTGTTAATAGCATCACCCAACCGCAAGCTGTTAGTATTATGATGGAAGCTCACCATAATGGGTTAGCTTTAGTTATTACTTGCGCTCAAGAACACGCGGAGTTCTATTCTGAAACCCTCAACAATCATGGTTTAAGTAGTACGATTGAACCAGAAGAATAG
- a CDS encoding TIGR03960 family B12-binding radical SAM protein yields the protein MAVLVEQLITSDILKPARYLGNERLAVHKPWDTATIRWVLTYPEVYEVAASNLGHIILYNILNAQPRQLCDRAYLPGADLAAKLRTTQTPLFAVESKRWLTDFDILGFSLSYELGCTNILEMLDLAGIPVTREERLQGNHPLIFAGGQTATSNPEPYTDFFDFMVLGDGEELLPEIGLVLEEGKKSALNRQDLLLDLAQIPGVYVPQFYEMGKGGAVYPLRPDVPKRVLRRVATPIPAYSIGLVPYVETVHDRLTIEIRRGCTRGCRFCQPGMLTRPARDVEPEKVVEAIEKGMRETGYNEFSLLSLSCSDYLALPAVGMEIKNRLKNDNISLTLPSQRIDRFDENIANILGGTRQGGLTFAPEAGTQRMRDIVNKGLTNEELLRGVKTAWEKGWDKIKLYFMIGLPGETDADVIGIVETVRWLKQECWEKGRRSLNFTLTVSNFTPKPHTPFQWHSVSTTEFVRKQNLLREEFRGMKNVKVNFTDFRISAMEDFIGRGDRTLGKVLHRAWKLGAGMDAWFDNVDKAFTAWGTAITEAGLDWKYRQVENGEWNLFAVSNNEQETLSPLDTPLPWDHIDTGIDKKWLQQDLQRALEAAIVPDCSFEGCSHCGVCGTDFGHNVVMPAPPIPSFAGDFVPNTTKAQRLRVCFGKQGNMALVSHLDLMRLFDRVMRRAGLPITFTGGFHPGPRIALASALSLGATSSGEIVDFELTEPIDVATFHTQLVKQLPTDIPVYNVVEIDIKSPSATQTLEAAEYLLTISTDQSEGESAQWQDWIENIKHQEEILSAHTTKSGKQQLINLRDRLWEIELISVSNQESYSTAIVRYLGSCRPDGVILRPEQILSMLETVAHLEFHLLHIHRKRLVIG from the coding sequence GTGGCTGTTTTAGTTGAACAATTAATAACATCGGATATTTTAAAACCTGCCCGTTACCTGGGTAATGAGCGTTTAGCTGTCCATAAGCCTTGGGATACGGCAACAATCCGCTGGGTTTTGACCTATCCAGAAGTGTATGAGGTAGCGGCATCAAATTTAGGGCATATCATATTATACAATATTTTGAATGCCCAGCCTCGCCAGTTATGCGATCGCGCTTACTTACCAGGAGCGGATTTAGCCGCCAAACTTCGCACCACGCAGACACCCTTGTTTGCAGTAGAATCTAAACGGTGGTTGACGGATTTCGATATTTTAGGCTTTAGTCTCAGTTACGAATTAGGATGCACCAATATTTTAGAAATGTTGGATTTAGCAGGAATCCCCGTCACTAGAGAAGAACGGTTACAGGGAAATCACCCGCTAATTTTTGCCGGTGGACAAACAGCAACCTCTAACCCCGAACCCTATACAGATTTCTTCGATTTCATGGTTTTGGGAGATGGTGAAGAACTGCTTCCCGAAATTGGCTTGGTTTTAGAAGAAGGGAAAAAATCAGCCTTGAATCGTCAAGACCTATTATTAGACTTGGCACAAATTCCTGGTGTATATGTGCCACAGTTCTATGAAATGGGTAAAGGAGGGGCTGTATATCCCCTGCGTCCAGATGTACCCAAAAGAGTCCTGAGAAGAGTAGCCACACCCATTCCTGCCTATTCTATTGGCTTAGTTCCTTATGTAGAAACAGTTCATGATCGCCTCACCATTGAAATTCGTCGCGGTTGTACTCGCGGTTGTCGCTTTTGTCAACCAGGAATGCTAACCAGACCAGCGAGGGATGTCGAACCGGAAAAAGTAGTAGAAGCTATAGAAAAGGGAATGCGGGAAACTGGTTACAATGAGTTTTCCCTTTTGTCTTTGAGTTGTTCTGATTATTTAGCCCTACCAGCGGTGGGGATGGAAATAAAAAATCGCTTAAAAAATGACAATATTTCTCTCACCTTACCTAGTCAGAGAATAGATAGATTTGATGAAAATATTGCCAATATCCTGGGAGGTACGCGCCAAGGTGGGTTAACCTTTGCCCCAGAAGCGGGTACACAAAGAATGCGGGATATCGTTAATAAGGGTTTGACAAATGAAGAGTTATTGCGGGGGGTAAAAACAGCTTGGGAAAAGGGTTGGGATAAAATCAAGCTGTATTTTATGATTGGTTTACCCGGAGAAACCGATGCTGATGTGATCGGTATTGTGGAAACTGTCCGCTGGTTAAAACAAGAATGTTGGGAAAAAGGACGCAGATCGTTAAACTTTACCTTGACCGTTTCTAACTTTACCCCTAAACCCCATACTCCCTTTCAATGGCATTCAGTTTCCACCACCGAGTTTGTGAGAAAGCAGAACCTCCTGCGGGAAGAATTTCGGGGAATGAAGAATGTGAAAGTAAATTTCACGGATTTTCGCATATCAGCGATGGAAGACTTTATTGGTAGAGGCGATCGCACTTTGGGGAAAGTGTTACATCGAGCTTGGAAATTGGGTGCAGGTATGGATGCTTGGTTTGATAATGTAGACAAAGCCTTTACAGCTTGGGGAACAGCCATTACCGAAGCCGGTCTAGACTGGAAATACCGTCAAGTGGAAAATGGCGAATGGAATCTGTTTGCTGTCAGCAACAACGAACAAGAAACTCTATCACCTCTGGATACTCCCTTACCTTGGGATCATATTGATACTGGCATTGATAAAAAGTGGCTGCAACAAGACCTACAACGCGCTCTAGAAGCCGCAATTGTCCCTGACTGCTCTTTTGAAGGTTGTTCTCATTGTGGAGTCTGTGGCACAGATTTCGGTCATAATGTGGTTATGCCTGCACCTCCCATTCCCAGCTTTGCCGGCGATTTTGTCCCCAACACCACCAAAGCCCAACGATTGCGAGTATGCTTTGGTAAACAAGGAAATATGGCTTTAGTCAGTCACTTAGATTTGATGCGTCTATTTGATCGAGTTATGCGCCGTGCCGGTTTACCCATCACCTTCACAGGTGGTTTTCATCCTGGACCGAGGATTGCTTTAGCCAGTGCTTTAAGTTTAGGTGCTACCAGTAGTGGAGAAATAGTTGATTTTGAGTTGACTGAACCAATAGATGTGGCAACTTTTCATACCCAATTGGTTAAACAACTACCTACTGACATTCCTGTGTATAATGTGGTAGAAATAGACATTAAGTCTCCCTCCGCTACCCAAACTCTGGAAGCAGCCGAGTATTTATTAACAATATCTACAGACCAAAGCGAAGGAGAATCGGCACAATGGCAAGATTGGATTGAAAATATTAAACATCAAGAGGAGATTTTATCGGCACATACAACTAAATCCGGTAAACAGCAATTAATAAATCTGCGCGATCGCCTGTGGGAGATAGAATTAATTTCAGTCTCTAACCAAGAATCATACTCAACAGCCATTGTGCGTTACTTGGGTAGTTGTCGTCCTGATGGAGTGATCTTGCGTCCTGAGCAAATATTGTCTATGCTAGAAACAGTAGCTCACCTAGAATTTCACCTCTTGCATATCCACCGCAAGCGTCTAGTTATCGGATAA